The proteins below come from a single Anaerobaca lacustris genomic window:
- a CDS encoding flavodoxin family protein codes for MKVVAFNGSARKDGNTAILVRQVFAELEAEGIETELVQLAGQTIRGCTACGRCIQNKNGRCVIDDDIANDCIEKMVQADGILLASPTYFANVTTEMKALIDRAGFVVRANGDMLRRKVGAAVVAVRRGGAIPVFDAINHFFLIGQMIVPGSIYWNMGFGLAKGDVEQDEEGLRTMRVLGQNMAWLLKRIT; via the coding sequence ATGAAGGTTGTAGCGTTCAACGGAAGTGCCCGAAAAGACGGCAATACCGCCATTTTGGTCCGTCAGGTCTTCGCCGAACTGGAGGCCGAGGGCATCGAAACCGAACTGGTCCAATTGGCCGGCCAGACCATCCGGGGCTGTACGGCGTGCGGGCGGTGCATACAGAACAAGAACGGACGATGTGTCATCGACGACGATATCGCCAACGATTGCATCGAGAAGATGGTCCAGGCCGACGGCATCCTCCTGGCCTCGCCGACCTACTTCGCCAATGTGACGACGGAGATGAAGGCCCTGATCGACCGCGCCGGCTTCGTCGTCCGGGCCAACGGCGACATGCTCCGGCGCAAGGTCGGCGCCGCGGTGGTCGCCGTGCGGAGGGGCGGCGCGATCCCGGTCTTCGACGCGATCAACCACTTCTTCCTGATCGGCCAGATGATCGTACCCGGCTCGATCTACTGGAACATGGGCTTCGGCCTGGCCAAAGGCGACGTCGAGCAGGACGAAGAAGGGCTGCGGACCATGCGGGTCCTCGGCCAGAACATGGCCTGGCTGCTCAAACGGATCACGTGA